From Candidatus Pedobacter colombiensis, one genomic window encodes:
- a CDS encoding outer membrane beta-barrel protein: MLKKIFISILFLFPVITALAQKAKIKGIVIDTIENKKLEHSAILLIAPDSILVKTTRADQQGYFEFQNLKKGDYKILITYPKMADYIRDLRVSDTSNLNLGTINMELKSKLLHEVVIQAQKSAVRMKGDTLVFQADSFAVRTNANVQELLKRLPGIEVDKNGAIKAQGKEVKTVLVDGDEFFGDDPLLATKYLKANAVEEIQVYDRKSKNADLTGIDDGIKNKTINIKLKENAKNGYLSTIDLNTSTSKLGDYGGMIGMFQNKLKAAVYGTYSRLNNESKINNSMRKLKGEEYDLIEVGDDGSSIMYVSDSDDDDYTASSGGLPNNLSLGAYYADKFKDNKMGIKLNFKSFDNKNVNHTTSNSEELLPDQTKFYSAGKTDNNTEVTGETLRGTYTYNIDPLSTLKVSFGVSKRSNENNSQSASSTRGDNGFFISENSQKNTGSGSSETYNGNINWSKRFKKKGRTLSIDLQPESQTSNSNENSLNTTNYFNINGFLDKIEDTDLRKKNLGSQNSLGTRINYTNPIAKRWILEAGYSFKTISSSSNRMVFDNIMPNTKKIDSLSNNFKFINFSNVGKIILQYNNEKFSVSSGLEATQTNFELKDLDKSTDFGRNYLNLSPRTNIFYKVNNSTSLSVNYNGYMQQPSIDQLQPVRQINNPLFQVIGNSALRPSFNNNFGISYNSFQFKSDQYISAYFNYGFTNNAIVNTELVNEFNKRISSFINANGNNSVNGNISYSKGFSKVHMRFGVDLGFNRSNTIAIINATQNKAANMQYNLKASFNYYTPKIEFNYVPSASLMTGKSSIGEINDGKSVTHNHEISGTIQLPFKCEFNTSFSLSFRPANSSFAQDLNTAIWNSYFSTKVLKNEALEIKLSVTDILNQKIGYNRFVGGNIKSEETFSYIPRYVLLGVNWNLSGNFMKKTTGN, translated from the coding sequence ATGCTCAAAAAGATTTTCATTAGTATTCTGTTCCTATTTCCAGTTATTACAGCTTTAGCACAAAAGGCAAAAATAAAAGGTATAGTAATAGATACCATCGAAAACAAAAAACTCGAGCATAGTGCAATTCTACTTATTGCCCCGGATTCTATTTTGGTAAAGACAACCAGGGCAGATCAACAAGGATATTTTGAATTCCAAAACCTGAAAAAAGGTGATTATAAAATTCTAATCACCTACCCAAAAATGGCCGATTATATTCGCGACCTAAGGGTTTCCGACACTTCAAATCTAAACTTAGGTACCATCAATATGGAGCTGAAATCCAAGTTATTACATGAAGTAGTCATACAAGCTCAAAAAAGTGCCGTAAGGATGAAAGGTGATACCCTTGTTTTTCAGGCAGATAGTTTTGCGGTACGCACAAATGCCAATGTTCAGGAGCTACTAAAACGATTACCGGGAATAGAAGTAGATAAAAATGGAGCAATAAAGGCACAAGGAAAAGAAGTAAAAACGGTATTGGTTGATGGCGATGAGTTTTTTGGAGACGATCCCCTTCTGGCTACAAAATACTTAAAGGCAAACGCAGTAGAAGAAATCCAGGTATACGACAGAAAAAGCAAAAATGCTGATCTGACTGGTATAGATGACGGTATAAAGAACAAGACCATCAATATTAAATTAAAAGAAAATGCTAAGAACGGTTACCTGTCAACAATAGATCTGAACACCAGTACCTCTAAATTAGGGGATTATGGAGGTATGATTGGTATGTTCCAAAATAAGCTTAAAGCAGCCGTTTACGGTACATATTCCCGCTTAAACAATGAATCCAAAATAAACAATTCGATGCGAAAGCTAAAAGGTGAAGAATACGATCTGATAGAAGTTGGTGATGATGGCAGCTCCATTATGTACGTATCAGATAGTGACGATGATGACTACACAGCATCTTCAGGAGGCTTACCTAATAATTTAAGCTTAGGGGCTTATTATGCCGATAAATTTAAGGATAATAAAATGGGCATAAAGCTCAACTTTAAAAGCTTTGACAACAAAAATGTCAACCATACCACTTCAAATTCAGAAGAACTACTTCCGGATCAGACAAAATTCTATAGTGCAGGAAAAACAGATAACAATACCGAAGTCACAGGAGAAACTTTAAGGGGAACTTATACTTATAATATAGACCCGCTTTCTACTTTAAAAGTATCCTTTGGAGTGAGTAAACGTAGCAATGAAAACAATTCTCAGAGTGCCAGCTCAACTCGTGGAGATAATGGATTTTTCATCAGTGAGAATAGTCAGAAGAATACCGGAAGCGGCTCAAGTGAAACCTATAACGGAAACATCAACTGGTCTAAAAGGTTCAAGAAAAAAGGACGAACACTGTCCATAGATCTACAGCCGGAGAGCCAAACCAGCAACAGCAATGAAAACAGCTTAAACACAACCAATTACTTTAATATCAATGGTTTTCTGGATAAAATTGAAGATACTGACCTCAGAAAAAAGAACTTGGGGTCTCAAAACTCATTAGGTACCAGGATCAATTACACCAATCCAATTGCTAAAAGATGGATACTAGAAGCTGGCTATAGCTTCAAAACCATATCTTCAAGTAGCAATAGAATGGTTTTCGATAACATTATGCCCAATACAAAAAAGATAGATTCCCTAAGTAACAACTTTAAGTTCATCAATTTTTCTAACGTAGGTAAAATAATTTTGCAGTACAATAACGAAAAATTTTCGGTATCAAGTGGACTCGAAGCTACCCAAACTAACTTTGAATTAAAGGATCTGGATAAAAGCACAGATTTTGGAAGAAACTACCTAAACCTGTCGCCCAGAACCAACATATTTTACAAAGTAAACAACAGCACCAGCTTATCCGTAAATTATAACGGCTATATGCAACAACCCAGCATTGATCAGCTTCAACCTGTCCGCCAAATCAACAACCCATTGTTTCAGGTAATCGGAAATTCGGCGCTAAGACCTTCTTTCAATAATAATTTCGGTATTTCCTACAATAGTTTTCAGTTCAAATCAGATCAATACATCTCTGCCTATTTCAACTATGGTTTCACCAATAATGCCATCGTAAACACCGAATTGGTAAACGAATTCAACAAAAGAATATCAAGCTTTATCAATGCTAATGGCAACAACTCCGTAAATGGCAATATCAGCTATTCTAAAGGCTTTTCTAAGGTGCACATGCGCTTCGGTGTCGACCTGGGTTTCAATAGATCGAACACTATAGCCATCATTAACGCTACCCAAAATAAAGCGGCAAATATGCAATATAATTTAAAGGCTTCCTTTAATTATTACACACCTAAAATAGAATTTAATTATGTACCATCAGCCTCTTTAATGACCGGTAAATCATCCATTGGTGAAATTAATGATGGCAAAAGCGTTACCCACAATCACGAAATTTCAGGCACCATTCAACTGCCTTTTAAGTGTGAGTTTAACACTTCTTTTTCCTTATCCTTCCGCCCGGCCAATTCTTCATTCGCACAAGACCTGAATACCGCGATATGGAACAGCTATTTTTCAACGAAAGTACTGAAAAACGAGGCCCTGGAAATTAAGTTGTCTGTCACCGACATTCTGAACCAAAAAATAGGGTACAATAGGTTTGTGGGGGGGAACATTAAAAGTGAAGAAACTTTCAGTTATATCCCCCGTTACGTATTACTTGGTGTAAACTGGAATTTAAGTGGTAATTTTATGAAGAAAACAACAGGCAATTAA
- the kdsB gene encoding 3-deoxy-manno-octulosonate cytidylyltransferase, translating to MKVLGIIPARYASTRFPGKPLIDIQGKSMIQRVYEQALKATSLSKVVVATDDERIAKAVSSFGGEFVMTGNAHQSGTDRCAEVSQHFPDFDTVINIQGDEPFINPKQIDLLVSCFEQEDVQLATLIKEIHSEEELFNNNIPKVVINCKQEAIYFSRHTIPYIRNAEKDQWLNVHQFYKHIGIYGYTTSALHEITKLQPSSLEIAESLEQLRWIESGYTIQTQITAIETIAIDTPEDLNKIIR from the coding sequence ATGAAAGTATTAGGCATTATTCCTGCCCGTTATGCCTCTACCCGTTTTCCGGGCAAGCCTTTAATTGACATTCAGGGCAAAAGCATGATCCAGCGGGTTTATGAACAAGCCTTAAAAGCTACAAGCTTAAGCAAAGTGGTGGTTGCTACAGACGATGAGCGTATTGCCAAAGCCGTAAGCAGTTTTGGCGGCGAGTTTGTCATGACCGGAAATGCACACCAAAGTGGTACAGATCGCTGTGCCGAGGTATCACAACATTTCCCCGACTTCGATACCGTAATTAATATACAGGGTGATGAACCATTCATCAATCCAAAGCAAATCGACCTGCTCGTTTCTTGTTTTGAGCAGGAAGATGTACAATTGGCTACGCTAATAAAAGAAATCCATTCCGAAGAAGAACTGTTTAACAACAACATTCCCAAGGTGGTGATCAATTGCAAACAGGAAGCCATTTACTTCAGCAGACATACTATACCCTATATCCGAAATGCAGAAAAGGATCAATGGCTAAATGTGCATCAGTTTTATAAGCACATCGGAATTTATGGTTATACCACCTCTGCATTACATGAAATCACCAAACTTCAGCCTTCATCATTGGAAATCGCCGAAAGTCTGGAACAGTTGCGCTGGATAGAAAGTGGTTATACCATTCAAACGCAAATCACAGCAATTGAAACCATTGCCATAGATACACCTGAAGATTTGAATAAGATCATTAGGTAA
- a CDS encoding deoxynucleoside kinase — protein MHIAIVGNIGAGKTTLTSLLAKNYGWEAMYEAVDNNPYLEDFYSDMKRWSFNLQIYFLNSRFQQIVDIQHSNRNVIQDRTIYEDAYIFADNLHEMGLMTTRDHQNYKAIFENITSFIKPPDLLIYLRASVPTLVNNIQRRGREYETSIRIDYLSKLNEKYEAWIKGYNLGKLLILDKDKLDFTNNPEDLGTIIQTIDAEINGLF, from the coding sequence ATGCACATAGCAATAGTTGGAAATATTGGCGCAGGTAAAACGACTTTAACGAGTTTGCTTGCTAAGAATTATGGTTGGGAAGCCATGTATGAAGCTGTAGATAATAACCCTTACCTGGAAGATTTCTACAGTGATATGAAGCGCTGGAGCTTTAACCTTCAAATCTATTTCTTAAATAGCCGTTTTCAGCAAATTGTAGACATCCAGCATTCCAATAGAAATGTAATTCAGGACAGAACCATTTATGAGGATGCTTATATCTTTGCCGATAACCTGCATGAAATGGGATTGATGACTACCAGAGACCATCAAAACTACAAAGCTATCTTTGAAAACATTACTTCTTTTATTAAGCCACCAGACTTACTGATATACCTACGTGCTTCTGTACCTACTTTAGTAAACAATATTCAACGTCGCGGCCGCGAATACGAAACCAGCATCCGCATTGATTATTTATCTAAGCTAAATGAGAAATACGAAGCATGGATTAAAGGCTATAATCTTGGCAAATTATTGATTCTGGACAAGGATAAATTGGATTTCACTAATAATCCGGAAGATCTGGGTACCATCATTCAGACTATAGACGCAGAGATTAACGGATTATTTTAA
- the trpS gene encoding tryptophan--tRNA ligase, with translation MRETVVSGIRPTGKLHLGNYFGAVTNFVKMQYDYNCFFFIADLHSLTTHPTPQDLHGYVRHVLVEYLACGINPEETTIYVQSDVPEVAELYLYLNMNAYMGELERSTSFKDKVRSQPDNVNAGLLTYPTLMAADILIHKATKVPVGKDQEQHLEFTRTFGNRFNRLYQTECFPESYAFNYAQNLVKVPGLDGNGKMSKSSGEGNCIYLSDSPEVIRKKVSRAVTDSGPTAENQPKPEAIQNLFDLMKIVSTPDTIAHFDELYNKMNIRYGDFKKQLAEDMIVFNTPIRERIEELSKDSSYLRQVAKHGALKARESAQRTIREVREIIGFKSF, from the coding sequence ATGAGAGAAACGGTAGTTAGCGGTATTCGCCCGACAGGAAAATTACACTTGGGAAATTATTTTGGTGCAGTAACCAACTTTGTAAAAATGCAGTACGATTACAACTGCTTTTTTTTCATAGCTGACCTTCACTCACTAACTACGCACCCAACGCCGCAAGACTTGCATGGTTATGTAAGACACGTTTTAGTAGAATATCTTGCCTGCGGGATAAATCCTGAAGAAACAACTATATATGTGCAGTCTGATGTTCCTGAAGTAGCCGAACTCTATTTATACCTGAATATGAATGCCTACATGGGCGAATTAGAAAGAAGTACCTCATTTAAAGATAAAGTAAGATCGCAGCCTGATAATGTAAACGCAGGTTTGTTAACCTATCCAACTTTAATGGCAGCTGATATTCTGATCCATAAGGCTACGAAAGTTCCGGTTGGTAAAGATCAGGAACAACACCTTGAGTTTACACGTACTTTCGGTAATCGCTTTAACAGACTTTATCAAACAGAATGTTTCCCTGAATCTTATGCATTTAACTATGCTCAAAACCTGGTAAAGGTACCCGGATTGGATGGCAATGGAAAAATGAGTAAATCAAGTGGCGAAGGAAACTGTATTTATCTGTCAGACAGTCCGGAAGTTATTCGTAAAAAAGTATCACGTGCGGTAACAGATAGCGGCCCTACAGCGGAAAATCAACCTAAGCCAGAAGCTATTCAGAACTTATTCGACCTGATGAAAATTGTTTCTACACCTGATACTATTGCTCATTTCGATGAATTGTATAACAAAATGAACATTCGTTACGGTGATTTCAAGAAACAACTTGCTGAAGATATGATTGTATTCAACACGCCTATCCGCGAACGTATAGAAGAGCTTTCTAAAGACAGTTCTTACTTACGTCAGGTAGCCAAACATGGTGCTTTAAAAGCTAGAGAAAGTGCGCAAAGAACCATCAGGGAGGTTAGAGAAATCATTGGCTTTAAATCATTTTAA
- a CDS encoding lysophospholipid acyltransferase family protein, translating into MINTLKQVHRIYSVFIILIFSMLFYPFYYLAAQSPKTYGLLNVLRKLKSRLCAFFIGFVPRFTFEEPLLPDQNYIYCCNHTSNHDIMILCILAQGRFHFMGKEELLKNPLLRIFFKTIDIPVNRDSKISAFRAFKRAGTNLENGMSLIIFPEGKIADDYYPPRLMPFKNGPFRLAIEKGVPIVAVSLTNVWKKMWDDGTKYGSEPGVGHIYIHKPVFTTNLTINDSDELKDRIFDLINSKLVDK; encoded by the coding sequence ATGATAAACACGCTTAAACAAGTACATCGCATCTATTCTGTATTTATTATCCTTATATTTTCGATGCTCTTTTATCCTTTTTATTACCTGGCTGCCCAAAGTCCGAAGACTTATGGACTGTTAAACGTTTTGCGTAAATTAAAAAGTAGACTGTGTGCATTTTTTATTGGTTTTGTGCCCCGCTTTACTTTTGAGGAGCCTTTATTGCCGGATCAAAATTATATCTATTGCTGTAATCATACTTCTAATCACGATATTATGATCCTTTGCATACTAGCACAGGGTAGGTTTCATTTTATGGGGAAAGAGGAACTATTAAAGAACCCTTTGTTGAGAATTTTTTTTAAGACCATTGATATTCCGGTGAATAGAGATAGTAAAATATCAGCTTTCAGAGCTTTTAAACGAGCAGGAACCAACCTTGAAAATGGAATGAGTCTTATTATTTTTCCGGAAGGAAAGATTGCTGATGATTATTACCCGCCCAGGTTGATGCCTTTTAAGAATGGACCATTTAGATTGGCAATAGAGAAGGGAGTTCCCATTGTTGCCGTTAGCTTAACGAATGTCTGGAAAAAGATGTGGGACGATGGGACTAAGTATGGTTCTGAGCCTGGAGTTGGCCATATTTATATTCATAAGCCGGTTTTTACCACCAATTTGACAATAAATGATTCAGATGAGCTAAAAGACCGTATTTTTGACTTGATAAATAGTAAACTTGTTGATAAATGA
- the gatC gene encoding Asp-tRNA(Asn)/Glu-tRNA(Gln) amidotransferase subunit GatC: protein MIIDKQTIHKVADLARIAVKEDEIEALIPDMNKILTFMEKLNELDTKGVEPLVYMNTEENVWREDEVKQEISVADGLKNSALHNESFFLVPKIIEK from the coding sequence ATGATTATAGATAAGCAAACCATTCATAAAGTAGCAGATTTAGCAAGGATAGCCGTTAAAGAGGATGAGATTGAAGCCTTGATACCGGATATGAACAAGATTCTTACTTTTATGGAGAAGTTAAATGAGCTGGATACCAAGGGTGTGGAACCTTTGGTGTATATGAATACGGAAGAGAATGTATGGCGTGAGGATGAAGTGAAACAAGAAATCAGTGTAGCTGATGGTTTAAAAAACTCAGCTCTTCATAATGAATCGTTTTTTCTTGTTCCAAAGATTATAGAAAAATAA
- a CDS encoding ABC transporter ATP-binding protein has translation MEKASSTSTTSDKALIHIKNIARKYVIGSEVIHALKSVTLDIHKGEFVALMGPSGSGKSTLMNILGCLDTPSKGDYILNGTNVSHMSDNELAEVRNNEIGFVFQTFNLLPRSTSLDNVALPLIYAGANKKEREERAHKALENVGLGNRVTHKPNELSGGQRQRVAVARALINDPSIILADEPTGNLDTKTSIEIMGLLEEIHSKGNTIILVTHEEDIAQHAHRIVRMRDGLIENDYQNTDIKTVSPRLTHLKEKGGDFETIN, from the coding sequence ATGGAGAAAGCCTCTAGCACGTCGACAACGTCAGATAAAGCATTAATACACATTAAAAATATTGCCCGTAAATATGTTATTGGTTCTGAGGTAATTCATGCCTTGAAATCAGTTACGCTGGATATTCATAAAGGCGAATTTGTAGCACTTATGGGGCCTTCTGGTTCCGGTAAATCTACCTTGATGAATATTTTGGGCTGTTTGGATACACCAAGTAAGGGTGATTATATTTTAAATGGCACTAATGTGAGCCATATGTCTGACAATGAGCTTGCAGAGGTTCGGAATAATGAGATTGGTTTTGTTTTTCAGACTTTTAACCTGTTGCCTCGTTCTACTTCATTGGATAATGTGGCATTGCCTTTAATTTATGCGGGAGCGAATAAGAAAGAACGTGAAGAGCGTGCGCATAAGGCGTTGGAGAATGTTGGTTTAGGAAATAGGGTTACCCATAAGCCCAATGAACTTTCGGGGGGGCAGCGGCAGCGTGTAGCTGTTGCAAGAGCATTGATTAATGATCCATCTATTATCCTTGCGGATGAGCCTACGGGAAACCTGGATACCAAGACCTCTATAGAAATTATGGGGCTATTGGAAGAGATTCATAGTAAAGGAAATACGATTATTCTGGTTACGCATGAGGAGGATATCGCTCAACATGCGCACCGTATTGTTCGTATGCGTGATGGTTTGATTGAAAATGACTATCAAAATACAGATATCAAAACGGTGTCGCCACGATTGACACACCTAAAGGAGAAGGGTGGCGATTTTGAAACCATAAATTAA
- a CDS encoding cob(I)yrinic acid a,c-diamide adenosyltransferase, translated as MKIYTKTGDKGLTSLIGGTRVPKFHLRIECYGTVDELNSYLGLIMCQDIDPHHQKILKEIQDRLFTVGASLAADPEKSKMKIPDLHDSDISLLEKEMDDMNEVLPELKHFILPGGNTVVSYCHIARCICRRAERLTVHLASESFVDEKMTIYLNRLSDYLFVLARKLNSDAKTEENIWIPRL; from the coding sequence ATGAAAATATACACCAAAACCGGTGATAAGGGCCTGACTTCCTTAATCGGAGGTACACGTGTACCAAAGTTTCATTTGAGAATCGAATGTTATGGTACGGTAGATGAGCTGAATTCTTACCTCGGACTGATCATGTGTCAGGATATTGATCCTCACCATCAAAAAATATTAAAAGAAATTCAGGATCGTCTTTTTACCGTTGGAGCTTCTTTAGCTGCAGATCCTGAAAAATCAAAGATGAAAATTCCTGATCTCCATGATAGTGATATTAGTTTATTGGAAAAGGAAATGGATGATATGAATGAGGTATTGCCGGAATTGAAGCACTTTATATTGCCTGGTGGAAATACGGTGGTATCTTATTGCCATATAGCAAGGTGCATATGTCGCAGGGCAGAGCGTTTAACGGTGCATTTGGCTTCGGAAAGCTTTGTTGACGAAAAAATGACTATTTATTTGAACCGTTTAAGTGATTATTTGTTTGTTTTGGCACGAAAGCTGAATTCAGATGCTAAAACGGAAGAAAACATCTGGATTCCGCGATTGTAA
- a CDS encoding DUF2795 domain-containing protein, with amino-acid sequence MYWTLELASHLEDAPWPATKDELIDYGIRSGAPVEVIENLQALEDDGEPYETIEEIWPDYPTKDDFFFNEDEY; translated from the coding sequence ATGTATTGGACATTAGAACTCGCATCGCATTTGGAAGACGCTCCATGGCCTGCAACAAAAGATGAATTGATTGATTATGGTATCAGATCAGGTGCCCCAGTAGAGGTTATTGAAAATTTACAAGCTTTGGAAGATGATGGTGAGCCTTACGAAACCATAGAGGAAATTTGGCCTGATTATCCTACTAAAGATGATTTCTTCTTTAACGAAGACGAGTATTAA
- a CDS encoding lmo0937 family membrane protein yields MGNLLYLIAAVLVILWIIGFVFHGFGPNVGGLIHILLVIAVVAVLLKVINKAA; encoded by the coding sequence ATGGGAAATTTACTTTATCTTATTGCAGCAGTATTGGTCATATTATGGATCATTGGCTTTGTTTTTCATGGCTTTGGACCTAATGTGGGTGGTTTGATCCATATTTTGTTGGTGATTGCTGTTGTTGCTGTTCTTCTGAAAGTAATAAATAAGGCTGCGTAA
- a CDS encoding 2-C-methyl-D-erythritol 4-phosphate cytidylyltransferase, giving the protein MKYYAIIVAGGSGNRMQSTVPKQFLLLDEKPVLMHTIAAFHSCTLNPHILLVLNIDQHKYWEKLCLQYNFTIPHQIVNGGSQRYHSVKNGLKAIKGKGIVAIHDAVRPLISATLITKSYQVAEEKSNCIIGILPTDSVRKVLENGKSEALNREELALIQTPQTFDMDLLRKAYQAPFRNEFTDDASVAEYAGFKINLIPGERENIKITYPEDLEIAAILKRKNKTKS; this is encoded by the coding sequence ATGAAGTATTATGCCATTATAGTAGCTGGCGGATCAGGCAACAGAATGCAAAGCACTGTCCCCAAACAGTTTTTGTTATTAGATGAAAAGCCTGTACTTATGCACACTATAGCAGCATTCCATTCATGCACACTAAATCCTCATATCTTACTTGTACTCAATATTGACCAGCATAAATACTGGGAAAAACTTTGTTTGCAGTATAATTTCACTATCCCCCATCAGATAGTTAATGGTGGTTCACAAAGGTATCATTCTGTAAAAAATGGTTTAAAAGCCATTAAAGGAAAAGGGATTGTTGCCATACATGATGCTGTAAGGCCTTTAATCTCAGCAACGTTAATCACAAAATCCTATCAGGTTGCCGAAGAAAAAAGCAATTGTATTATAGGAATCCTCCCAACAGATTCGGTAAGAAAGGTTCTGGAAAATGGTAAAAGCGAGGCACTCAACAGAGAGGAATTAGCACTGATACAAACACCACAGACATTTGATATGGACTTACTCAGAAAAGCATATCAAGCACCTTTTAGAAATGAATTCACAGACGACGCTTCTGTAGCGGAATATGCAGGTTTTAAAATTAACCTCATACCTGGTGAAAGAGAAAATATCAAAATCACCTATCCTGAGGATTTAGAGATTGCCGCCATCTTAAAAAGAAAAAATAAGACAAAGTCTTAG
- the queA gene encoding tRNA preQ1(34) S-adenosylmethionine ribosyltransferase-isomerase QueA codes for MKLSQFKFNLPESLVANNPSEQRDEARLMVLHKDSGKIEHKIFKDVLDYFDDQDVMILNNTKVFPARLYGNKEKTGATIEVFLLRELNKELRLWDVLVDPARKIRVGNKLYFGDDDLLVAEVVDNTTSRGRTIRFLFDGTDEEFRKNIEILGETPLPKYIKRKATAQDKERYQTIFAKHEGAVAAPTAGLHFSRELMKRLELKGVNFAEVTLHVGLGTFRSVEVEDLTKHKMDSEQFIIEQKDADIVNLGIERKKRICAVGTTSMRAIESAVSSGRTLKAANDWTSKFIFPPYDFSIANSMITNFHTPESTLLMMVSAFGGYDYVRHAYEVAVKEKYHFYSYGDAMLII; via the coding sequence ATGAAGTTATCTCAATTTAAGTTTAATTTACCCGAATCATTGGTTGCCAACAACCCTTCTGAACAAAGAGATGAAGCCCGTTTAATGGTTTTACATAAGGATAGCGGTAAAATTGAACATAAAATATTTAAAGATGTTTTAGATTATTTCGATGATCAGGATGTTATGATCCTGAACAATACTAAAGTTTTTCCTGCCCGTTTATACGGAAACAAAGAGAAAACCGGTGCAACAATTGAAGTTTTTCTGTTAAGAGAACTGAATAAAGAGCTTCGTTTATGGGATGTTTTAGTTGACCCTGCACGTAAAATCCGTGTTGGAAATAAATTATATTTCGGTGATGATGATCTTTTGGTTGCTGAGGTGGTTGACAACACAACTTCCCGTGGCCGTACCATCCGTTTCTTATTTGATGGTACAGACGAAGAATTCAGAAAAAATATCGAAATTTTAGGTGAAACACCATTACCTAAATACATCAAACGTAAAGCTACTGCTCAGGATAAAGAACGTTACCAAACTATTTTTGCAAAACATGAAGGTGCTGTTGCAGCTCCTACTGCTGGTTTGCACTTTAGCAGAGAACTGATGAAACGTCTGGAACTTAAAGGTGTAAACTTTGCTGAAGTTACGTTACACGTTGGACTAGGAACATTCAGATCAGTTGAAGTAGAAGATCTGACCAAACATAAAATGGACTCTGAGCAATTTATTATTGAGCAGAAAGATGCAGATATTGTAAACCTGGGTATAGAACGTAAAAAAAGGATCTGTGCAGTTGGTACAACCTCAATGCGTGCCATAGAATCAGCTGTTTCTTCAGGAAGAACACTTAAGGCGGCGAACGACTGGACCAGCAAGTTCATCTTCCCTCCTTATGACTTCAGCATTGCAAACTCAATGATCACCAACTTCCACACGCCGGAATCTACCCTGTTGATGATGGTAAGTGCTTTCGGTGGTTATGATTATGTTAGACATGCTTACGAAGTAGCTGTAAAAGAAAAGTATCATTTCTATAGCTATGGCGATGCAATGTTGATCATCTAA